CCTGTCATTGTCGTACGATCACCGTGTGGTTGACGGCGCATTGGGCGGCCGCTTTATACGCAAAATTGCCGACTACCTTGAAAATTGGGACCTAACCAGAAATATATAGTTAATTAAATGTGATTCTATCAAATGACAAAAGGCCCCAAAAGGGCCTTTCGTTTTTTTCAACCGGGAGAATCTACTAAAAAACTTCGGCTGCTTGTTGTTTTGCCGTAGCTAAACTGACCCCTGTTAGCTGGTCGGCGAAGGCCACGAAAGCCTTGTTATCTGATATACGTTGCTGGTTATCTATCAGTTTTTGTAAATTGATCTTACCAATAACAAATTTGTAACTACCTGAATAGAAACGTTCGTGTATGTGCTCAAATTCTAATGCTTCTACCAGGCCTTCATCCTCGTAACGCAGGTATATATTTAACTCAATATTATTGGTAAACTGCAGGTCGTTTGTTTCTTTGGCCTTTTTATACTCGTACTGGTAGTTGTAGCGCAGCGCGGCAATATCCGATAATACTGCAGATCCTGTAGGGTGGCCACCAGCACCCTTTCCAAAAAAGAATTGCTGATCGGCAAAGGCTGCCTGTACCGTTACACCGTTGTATTCGTACTCTACGTTGTATAAAAACTCGGTTTCGTTAACAAATTTAGGCAGTACAAACATAGCTACATGTCTGTCGTCAAGCTCTTTGGCTACAGGTACCAGTTTTATCTTTAATTTCTTTTCGCGGGCATACTGCAAATCTTGTGCTGCAAGGTTTTGTATACCGATATTTAACACATCTTTTGGGTTAACCACTACACCATAAGCGTGAGATGCGGTAATTACAAGTTTAAATTTGGCATCGTAACCACCAACATCCATGGTTGGGTCGGTTTCGGCAAAGCCAAGGTCTTGTGCTTGTTTAAGGGCGGTATCGTAGTCTAAGCCCTCTAAATAGCCTTTTGATAGAATATAGTTTGACGATCCGTTAAAGATACCACTTATAGAATGTAGCAATTCGTTATCGTAATACTCTTCCAGATTACGGATAATAGGTATACTACCGCATACTGCCCCCTCGTATAGTAATGATGTGCCATATTTGTGTTGCAATTCTATCAACTGCGGCAGGTAAGTGGCTATCATTTTTTTGCTGGCCGATACCACATTTTTACCCGTGCTTAAAGCCCGCGAAACGATCTCGAACGCAGCTTCTGTATCATTTATAAGCTCTACAACAGTATTTATTTCGGGATTATTCAGTATTTCGTCCCGGTCGGTAGTAAATAGTTCTTTAGGTAACGAACGATCTTTTTCCGGATTTTTGATAGCGATCTTTACTATCTCAAGGTTCAGGTTTTTGGTTTTGATTATATCGTACAATCCCTGGCCAACAACTCCAAATCCGAAGAGGCCTATATTTAGTTTCTTACTCATTAAGCAATTTTTTGCAGTTCAATTATTTTTCCTTTAACATCCGTTTTAAAAAACGATGTAATTATTTTTGTTAACGCCTCAGTTTCAATTAAAAATCCATCGTGCCCATAAAATGAATCAAACTCCGCAAAAGCCGATTTTGGTATATGCCTGAACAAATATTGCTGCTCCTCAATAGGAAACAACACATCAGATTTTATGCCTATAACCAATGTACGGGCTTTTATCAGGCTTAGTGCCTTATCAACTCCATGGCGGCCGCGGCCTACATTGTGCGAGTCCATAGCTTTGCTCAAATACCAGTAACTGTAGGCATTAAAACGGTTTACAAGCTTTTCTCCCTGGTAATTTTGGTATGTTGATGCTTTGAAGTTATCAGTTACGTTATCTTCTTCCTCCTGTTGCGTAATGGCATAAGTTTTATACCCACGGTAGGATAGGAGCGCAATGCTGCGTGCGGCTTTTAAGCCTTTGCTGCCACCATCAGGTGCTCCGGCGTAAAAAGTACGGTCGGCGGTTATTGCCAGTCGTTGCGATTCGTTAAAAGCTATTCCCCAGGGTGAATGACGGGCGTTAGTAGCTATTAAGATCAGGTTTTTTATACGCTCGGGCTGGCTGATGCTCCACTCAATGGCTTGCTGGCCACCTAACGATCCGCCAAGTAATATCTCGATATGTTCTATCTCTAAATGGTCTGCCAAAAGGGTGTGTGCCTTAACAATGTCGCGGATAGTAAATTCCGGGAATGCAAGGTAGTATGGTTGCCCGGTTATTGGGTTGGTGGTTAACGGGTTGGCGGTGCCATACGGCGACCCCAACACATTAGCGCAAACTACAAAATGCTCATCAGGGTTAAAATGATCGTCGGCACCAAAAAGCCCTTTCCACCAATCAAAAACATCCGAATTAGCGGTAAGCGCATGGCAAACCCAAACTACATTGTCGCGGTTTTTATTTAATGTACCGTAAGTATTATAGCCTATTTGTAGCCCCTTTAATTTTGCGCCCGACTCCAGTTCAAAGGTGCCGGTATATGTAAAACTTTGTATACTCATTTTGTTATTTTGTTATTTCGGGAGTAGCTGTTTCTGCAACTACTCCCTTATAACACCACTTAAAAAACTAAAAAAACTAAAATTGTTATGCTAATTGTGCTGCTAACTCCTGCACCTTGGCAAAGGCCTGTGCAAAATCAGCTTTAATATCATCTATATGTTCAATACCAACGGCTACCCTTAACGATGCTGGTGTAACACCGGCTGCTAATTGCTCGGTATCTGAT
This portion of the Inquilinus sp. KBS0705 genome encodes:
- a CDS encoding homoserine dehydrogenase, which gives rise to MSKKLNIGLFGFGVVGQGLYDIIKTKNLNLEIVKIAIKNPEKDRSLPKELFTTDRDEILNNPEINTVVELINDTEAAFEIVSRALSTGKNVVSASKKMIATYLPQLIELQHKYGTSLLYEGAVCGSIPIIRNLEEYYDNELLHSISGIFNGSSNYILSKGYLEGLDYDTALKQAQDLGFAETDPTMDVGGYDAKFKLVITASHAYGVVVNPKDVLNIGIQNLAAQDLQYAREKKLKIKLVPVAKELDDRHVAMFVLPKFVNETEFLYNVEYEYNGVTVQAAFADQQFFFGKGAGGHPTGSAVLSDIAALRYNYQYEYKKAKETNDLQFTNNIELNIYLRYEDEGLVEALEFEHIHERFYSGSYKFVIGKINLQKLIDNQQRISDNKAFVAFADQLTGVSLATAKQQAAEVF
- the metX gene encoding homoserine O-acetyltransferase — protein: MSIQSFTYTGTFELESGAKLKGLQIGYNTYGTLNKNRDNVVWVCHALTANSDVFDWWKGLFGADDHFNPDEHFVVCANVLGSPYGTANPLTTNPITGQPYYLAFPEFTIRDIVKAHTLLADHLEIEHIEILLGGSLGGQQAIEWSISQPERIKNLILIATNARHSPWGIAFNESQRLAITADRTFYAGAPDGGSKGLKAARSIALLSYRGYKTYAITQQEEEDNVTDNFKASTYQNYQGEKLVNRFNAYSYWYLSKAMDSHNVGRGRHGVDKALSLIKARTLVIGIKSDVLFPIEEQQYLFRHIPKSAFAEFDSFYGHDGFLIETEALTKIITSFFKTDVKGKIIELQKIA